The Methanoregula boonei 6A8 genome has a window encoding:
- the gmd gene encoding GDP-mannose 4,6-dehydratase: MADKKALITGITGQDGSYLADFLLDRGYEVHGIIRRSSSFNRQRLEHLYIDPRESGAKLFLHYGDLSDAEALSHIIYNIRPDEVYNLGAQSHVRVSFDMPEYTTNVTALGVTRLLEIVRRSNHNVRIYQASSSEMFGSATPPQGEETPFCPRSPYACSKLYAYWMVKNYREGYKLFASNGILFNHESPRRGETFVTRKITYSIARLLTKKDRHLYLGNLESKRDWGYAPEYVEAMWKMLQQESADDFVIGTGESHSVQEFLDQAFAYADLDVGEYVKIDPSYFRPTEVEVLIADTKKSEKKLGWKPKIKFNELVKIMIDADMRAAGLEPLGDGDEILQKKFPHRYWTSD; this comes from the coding sequence ATGGCAGATAAAAAAGCACTGATTACCGGGATTACCGGACAGGATGGATCCTACCTTGCGGATTTTTTGCTGGATCGCGGGTACGAGGTTCACGGCATCATACGGAGATCCTCCTCATTTAATCGCCAAAGACTCGAACATCTCTATATAGATCCACGGGAATCCGGGGCGAAACTTTTCCTACATTATGGGGATCTATCTGATGCTGAAGCCCTTTCTCATATTATATACAATATCCGGCCGGATGAAGTGTATAACCTGGGGGCCCAGAGCCATGTTCGGGTCAGCTTCGATATGCCTGAATATACAACAAACGTTACCGCCTTGGGAGTAACACGATTGTTGGAAATTGTACGGAGATCCAACCACAATGTCAGAATATATCAGGCCTCCTCCAGCGAAATGTTTGGTTCTGCTACCCCGCCCCAGGGAGAAGAGACTCCCTTTTGCCCGAGAAGCCCGTATGCCTGTTCAAAACTCTATGCCTACTGGATGGTGAAAAATTACCGCGAGGGATATAAGTTGTTTGCCTCCAACGGGATCCTGTTTAACCATGAATCCCCGCGGAGAGGGGAGACATTTGTTACCCGTAAAATCACTTACAGCATTGCTCGCCTGCTCACCAAAAAGGACCGACACCTGTATCTTGGCAATCTGGAATCGAAACGGGACTGGGGGTATGCACCAGAATATGTTGAGGCAATGTGGAAGATGCTCCAGCAGGAATCGGCAGATGATTTTGTTATCGGTACCGGGGAGTCCCATTCTGTCCAGGAGTTCCTCGACCAGGCATTTGCTTACGCGGATCTTGATGTTGGCGAGTATGTAAAGATTGATCCGTCATATTTCCGGCCAACAGAAGTTGAAGTTCTCATCGCGGATACGAAAAAGTCTGAGAAGAAACTTGGATGGAAACCTAAGATCAAATTCAATGAACTGGTTAAGATCATGATCGATGCAGATATGCGGGCTGCCGGACTTGAACCCCTTGGGGACGGCGATGAGATCCTGCAGAAAAAATTCCCTCATCGTTACTGGACTTCTGACTAA